In one Gracilinanus agilis isolate LMUSP501 chromosome 6, AgileGrace, whole genome shotgun sequence genomic region, the following are encoded:
- the LOC123251032 gene encoding sulfotransferase 1 family member D1-like — protein MDNNDMFRRELVDVHGVPLFWTIAEEWSQVEGFEARPDDLLISTYPKSGTTWVSEILDLIYNNGDAEKCKRDAIFNRVPFMELIMPGYTNGIKQLEAMKSPRLVKTHLPVELLPASLWKKDCKMIYVARNAKDVAVSYYYFYKMAKMHPEPGTWEEFLEKFMAGKVSFGSWYEHVKGWWEKKKDYRILYLFYEDMKEDPKRELLKILKFLEKDLPEEIMNKILYHTSFKIMKQNPAANYTMMTEKEMDHNVSPFMRKGISGDWKNQFTVAQNERFEKHYAQQMEGTTLTFRTEI, from the exons ATGGACAACAACGATATGTTCCGACGGGAATTAGTGGATGTCCATGGAGTGCCCCTCTTTTGGACCATCGCAGAAGAATGGTCCCAGGTGGAAGGATTCGAGGCCCGACCGGATGACCTTCTCATCTCCACTTATCCCAAATCCG GTACCACTTGGGTCAGCGAAATCTTGGATCTGATTTATAACAACGGGGATGCAGAGAAATGCAAACGGGATGCCATATTCAATCGTGTGCCTTTCATGGAACTGATAATGCCCGGATACACAAATG GCATCAAGCAGCTGGAGGCCATGAAGTCCCCGCGACTAGTGAAGACCCACCTGCCGGTGGAGCTCCTTCCGGCGTCTCTGTGGAAGAAGGACTGTAAG ATGATCTATGTGGCACGCAATGCTAAGGACGTAGCTGTCTCCTACTATTATTTCTACAAGATGGCCAAGATGCACCCAGAACCTGGGACCTGGGAAGAATTTCTGGAGAAGTTCATGGCTGGAAAGG TGTCTTTTGGTTCCTGGTATGAGCACGTGAAGGGCTGGTGGGAGAAGAAGAAGGACTACCGTATCCTCTATCTCTTCTATGAAGATATGAAGGAG GACCCAAAACGTGAACTACTAAAAATACTGAAATTCCTGGAAAAGGACTTGCCGGAAGAGATCATGAATAAAATCCTCTATCACACCTCCTTCAAGATCATGAAACAAAACCCAGCAGCCAATTATACCatgatgacagaaaaagaaatggaccaCAATGTGTCTCCCTTTATGAGAAAGG GCATTTCGGGTGACTGGAAGAATCAGTTCACGGTGGCCCAGAATGAAAGATTCGAGAAACATTATGCACAGCAAATGGAAGGAACCACGCTGACGTTCCGAACGGAGATCTGA